The following proteins are encoded in a genomic region of Spinacia oleracea cultivar Varoflay unplaced genomic scaffold, BTI_SOV_V1 SOVchr0_093, whole genome shotgun sequence:
- the LOC130465193 gene encoding uncharacterized protein, which yields MMAVNLLTAGDSSSACSSPRLSFSRDLSERNMNQNQNQQEVDDRQDMSLLSSIDQNYDCDFNFCVTSAGFPDTESCPADELFFNGVIIPTQMKEKLNSINHCVREKDEEITSSTTATLVRQDKTQSKSFWRFKRSSSLNCENFSNKRTSSSVWSLPLLWRSKSTGFSSNEFVKLNQKNTGSNHGKVVMNNTNQNSRNSSSSPSSCQKPPLRKSGSGGGVRNSAALNVPPPYITKGTSDLLGFGSLFRNGSREKKSKK from the coding sequence ATGATGGCAGTGAACCTGTTAACAGCCGGGGACTCGAGCAGCGCTTGCTCGAGCCCCCGGTTATCATTCTCTCGTGACCTTTCAGAGAGAAATAtgaaccaaaaccaaaaccaacaaGAAGTTGATGATAGACAAGATATGTCACTCTTATCATCAATTGACCAAAACTATGATTGTGATTTCAACTTCTGTGTGACTTCTGCAGGTTTTCCTGATACTGAAAGTTGTCCTGCAGATGAGCTGTTTTTCAATGGTGTGATCATCCCAACTCAAATGAAGGAAAAGCTCAATTCCATTAATCATTGCGTGAGAGAGAAAGATGAAGAGATTACTTCTTCAACAACAGCAACATTAGTCCGGCAAGACAAGACACAATCAAAGTCTTTTTGGAGGTTCAAAAGAAGTAGCAGTCTCAACTGTGAGAATTTCAGTAACAAGAGGACTTCTTCATCAGTTTGGTCATTGCCACTTCTTTGGAGGAGTAAATCAACTGGTTTTTCATCAAATGAGTTTGTTAAGCTAAATCAGAAGAATACTGGCTCGAATCATGGTAAGGTAGTAATGAATAATACTAATCAGAATTCAAGAAATTCTTCTTCTTCGCCGTCTTCTTGTCAGAAGCCTCCATTGAGAAAGAGTGGTTCAGGTGGTGGTGTTAGAAACAGTGCTGCTTTGAATGTTCCACCTCCTTACATAACAAAAGGTACATCAGATCTTCTGGGATTTGGTTCGTTGTTTCGCAATGGATCGAGAGAGAAGAAGAGCAAGAAATGA